The following proteins are co-located in the Penaeus monodon isolate SGIC_2016 unplaced genomic scaffold, NSTDA_Pmon_1 PmonScaffold_105, whole genome shotgun sequence genome:
- the LOC119568680 gene encoding uncharacterized protein LOC119568680 isoform X2: MTSQRRLFTNRDNGSRGENCVFKDHDNNYWLDADGSVPFPENSVVYRTSTDFPGRYFADQELTVEWALEWLPRTVEVYPRKVLGKPVFAYQNFPAVSSAAFSCYHVTHSISSSSKATCSSYLLKSSSSLNIHYTIFHGIYTNYFPRAGCWCRTK; the protein is encoded by the exons ATGACGTCACAAAGGCGTTTGTTTACAAACAGAGATAATGGCAGTCGTGGAGAAAATTGTG TGTTCaaagatcacgataataattattggcTGGATGCAGATGGTTCAGTGCCATTCCCAGAAAATTCGGTGGTGTACCGTACAAGTACCGATTTTCCTGGGAGGTATTTTGCAGACCAGGAGTTAACAGTGGAATGGGCTCTCGAGTGGCTACCACG AACAGTTGAAGTATACCCTCGCAAGGTACTTGGGAAACCAGTCTTTGCCTATCAGAACTTTCCTGCTGTCTCCTCCGCAGCCTTCTCTTGCTACCATGTCACCCACTCCATCAGTTCTTCCTCCAAAGCGACATGCTCTTCCTACTTGCTTAAATCCAGTTCTTCCCTCAACATCCACTACACCATCTTCCATGGTATCTACACCAATTACTTCCCCAGAGCGGGTTGTTGGTGTAGAACCAAGTGA
- the LOC119568680 gene encoding uncharacterized protein LOC119568680 isoform X1, translated as MLFSCLLLHIYLLMYQSKFMKQIKSAVCSYCYNITNVYMGKVCDADAFVFPVFKDHDNNYWLDADGSVPFPENSVVYRTSTDFPGRYFADQELTVEWALEWLPRTVEVYPRKVLGKPVFAYQNFPAVSSAAFSCYHVTHSISSSSKATCSSYLLKSSSSLNIHYTIFHGIYTNYFPRAGCWCRTK; from the exons atgctattttcgtgtcttttgttgcacatttatttacttatgtatcagAGTAAGTTTATGAAACAGATAAAATCTGCAgtgtgtagttattgttataatataacgaATGTTTACATGGGAAAAGTTTGTGACGCAGACGCATTTGTCTTTCCAGTGTTCaaagatcacgataataattattggcTGGATGCAGATGGTTCAGTGCCATTCCCAGAAAATTCGGTGGTGTACCGTACAAGTACCGATTTTCCTGGGAGGTATTTTGCAGACCAGGAGTTAACAGTGGAATGGGCTCTCGAGTGGCTACCACG AACAGTTGAAGTATACCCTCGCAAGGTACTTGGGAAACCAGTCTTTGCCTATCAGAACTTTCCTGCTGTCTCCTCCGCAGCCTTCTCTTGCTACCATGTCACCCACTCCATCAGTTCTTCCTCCAAAGCGACATGCTCTTCCTACTTGCTTAAATCCAGTTCTTCCCTCAACATCCACTACACCATCTTCCATGGTATCTACACCAATTACTTCCCCAGAGCGGGTTGTTGGTGTAGAACCAAGTGA